The following proteins are encoded in a genomic region of Arachis ipaensis cultivar K30076 chromosome B02, Araip1.1, whole genome shotgun sequence:
- the LOC107627749 gene encoding uncharacterized protein LOC107627749, producing MKDYTIRRGVEYRKKYCWEIRRYNGSHTCTRSTISQDHSKLDSKTVAEAIKPLVEVDPSIKVKLVIADVQSKFNYTISYRKAWLAKQQAVESIFGSWEASYEALPIWFETMCHKEPSAVVHFETMPAYQGDDLVPDIHVLHRVFWSYYPCIRAFRHCKPVVQVDGTHLYGKYKGCLLVAVSQDGNNNIVPIALAIVEGETSDAWYYFLSNLRQHVVTRDGVRLISDRHDSIRSAIERSNGAWSPPRAFHMFCIRHIESNFLRKFKAPYLQKLIVNIGYSMTTREYQMRYE from the exons atgaaagattataccatccGGAGAGGTGTGGAATATCGG AAGAAGTACTGTTGGGAGATAAGGAGGTACAATGGAAGTCACACTTGTACCAGGTCTACTATTTCTCAAGACCATTCGAAGCTGGATTCCAAGACAgttgcagaagcaataaagccgttGGTAGAGGTTGACCCGTCTATAAAGGTGAAATTAGTAATTGCTGATGTCCAGTCAAAGTTTAACTATACCATCAGTTATCGCAAGGCTTGGTTAGCAAAGCAGCAGGCGGTCGAATCAATTTTCGGAAGTTGGGAAGCATCGTATGAAGCTTTGCCCATATGGTTTGAGACCATGTGCCACAAAGAGCCATCAGCAGTGGTTCACTTTGAAACAATGCCTGCTTACCAGGGGGATGATTTGGTTCCTGATATACATGTTCTACATAgagtcttctggagttattaccccTGTATAAGGGCCTTCAGACACTGCAAGCCAGTGGTGCAGGTGGACGGGACTCATTTGTATGGAAAATACAAGGGTTGTTTATTGGTTGCAGTCTCACAAGATGGTAATAACAACATCGTGCCTATTGCATTGGCCatagtggagggagagacttctgatgcatGGTACTATTTTCTGAGCAACCTGCGTCAACATGTGGTGACACGTGATGGTGTGAGACTTATCTCTGATCGACACGATTCGATTAGGTCAGCTATTGAACGAAGTAATGGGGCGTGGTCTCCTCCTAGAGCTTTCCATATGTTTTGTATCCGGCATATTGAGTCCAACTTCTTGAGGAAGTTCAAGGCACCTTACTTGCAGAAGCTTATCGTAAACATTG GATACTCGATGACGACCAGAGAGTACCAGATGCGCTATGAATGA
- the LOC107625857 gene encoding WEB family protein At2g38370 isoform X2, with protein MELDGGGRAEIDTSAPFESVKEAVSRFGGLGYWKPIPNNSHILLQRQNEELDPGKLEEQAAVMEKELIVKERETLEVLKELESTKKLVENLKSKLQNEESEANLRLQMSVCDNVSSVKDIEEDKENRANLVLQLSNEGCISSSPGSILMELKQAKLNLNRTTNDIADVRVAVELLNKKLEKERISLEKTRERLTQNSSKISSLEEELNQTRIKLQVAKDAEIKGSLDDPSDITKELQRLSSEADHFKKMGEAARSEVMRAMSEIEQTKAMIRTAEIRLVAARKMKEAAIAAEDAALAEIKALSHGSSPGDGEQKHDGITLSFEEYTALTAKARDAEEHSKKRIVDAMLLVDEANLSKMDILKRVEEATEEVKTSKKALEEALERVEAANRGKLEVEEALRKWRSDGHKRRSSIHNSAKFKNSYPSHLRRDSRLLDVNGLNLENSEVNPVLNPTLSIGQILSRKLMVPDDFEARRSSAEARRSSAKRKVSLGQMLGKHSYYDPDQPFDRQVEKENGHHPQFSSAKRKKFGFARFSLLLTKQQKKKKPMLNLR; from the exons ATGGAGCTTGACGGTGGTGGAAGAGCTGAGATTGATACATCGGCGCCTTTTGAATCCGTCAAGGAAGCTGTTTCTCGATTTGGCGGCCTTGGTTACTGGAAACCTATTCCCAATAATTCCCACATTCTACTTCAG CGCCAAAATGAAGAGCTTGACCCTGGAAAACTGGAAGAGCAAGCAGCAGTTATGGAGAAAGAACTAATAGTAAAAGAAAGGGAAACACTTGAAGTCTTGAAAGAACTCGAAAGTACCAAAAAGCTTGTGGAAAACTTGAAATCAAAGCTTCAGAATGAAGAATCCGAAGCAAATTTGAGGCTTCAGATGAGTGTCTGCGATAACGTATCTTCTGTCAAGGACATAGAAGAGGATAAGGAAAACCGAGCCAATCTTGTTCTTCAGCTTTCAAATGAAGGTTGTATTTCATCGTCTCCGGGTTCAATATTAATGGAACTGAAGCAGGCGAAACTGAACCTGAACAGGACTACAAATGATATCGCTGATGTGCGGGTTGCTGTGGAATTGCTTAACAAGAAGTTAGAGAAGGAAAGGATCTCCCTAGAGAAAACCCGTGAGAGGCTAACTCAGAATTCTTCAAAAATATCTTCACTTGAGGAAGAGCTAAAccaaactagaattaaactacAAGTTGCAAAAGATGCTGAAATTAAGGGCAGTTTAGATGATCCTTCCGATATCACAAAAGAGCTACAGAGATTGAGTTCCGAGGCAGATCATTTCAAGAAAATGGGAGAAGCAGCGAGATCAGAAGTCATGAGAGCAATGTCTGAGATTGAGCAGACCAAGGCTATGATAAGAACTGCCGAGATCAGGTTGGTTGCTGCCAGGAAAATGAAGGAAGCAGCTATAGCAGCCGAAGATGCCGCGCTCGCAGAAATCAAAGCCTTATCACATGGTAGTTCACCCGGAGATGGTGAGCAAAAGCATGATGGGATTACTCTTTCCTTTGAGGAGTACACTGCCCTTACTGCCAAAGCTCGAGATGCCGAGGAGCATTCCAAGAAGAGAATCGTTGATGCTATGCTTCTAGTTGACGAAGCAAACTTATCGAAAATGGACATCTTGAAAAGGGTAGAGGAGGCAACAGAAGAAGTTAAAACCAGCAAGAAGGCCTTAGAAGAAGCTTTGGAGAGGGTAGAAGCTGCAAATAGAGGAAAGCTAGAAGTTGAAGAGGCTCTAAGGAAGTGGCGATCCGATGGTCACAAAAGGCGTTCTTCTATACACAACTCTGCCAAATTCAAGAATTCATACCCGTCTCACCTCCGTCGAGATTCGCGATTGCTCGACGTGAATGGGCTAAATCTGGAAAACAGTGAAGTGAATCCTGTTCTAAACCCAACCCTATCCATAGGACAGATATTGAGCCGGAAGTTAATGGTGCCAGATGATTTTGAGGCCAGGAGAAGCTCGGCCGAAGCAAGGAGAAGCTCGGCAAAACGGAAGGTGTCGCTTGGTCAGATGCTCGGCAAACATAGTTATTATGACCCAGATCAACCTTTTGACAGGCAAGTTGAGAAAGAGAATGGTCATCATCCACAGTTCTCTTCTGCAAAGAGAAAGAAATTTGGGTTTGCTAGATTCTCTCTTCTTTTGacaaagcaacaaaagaaaaagaagccaATGCTGAACTTGAGGTGA
- the LOC107625857 gene encoding WEB family protein At2g38370 isoform X1, with product MELDGGGRAEIDTSAPFESVKEAVSRFGGLGYWKPIPNNSHILLQQRQNEELDPGKLEEQAAVMEKELIVKERETLEVLKELESTKKLVENLKSKLQNEESEANLRLQMSVCDNVSSVKDIEEDKENRANLVLQLSNEGCISSSPGSILMELKQAKLNLNRTTNDIADVRVAVELLNKKLEKERISLEKTRERLTQNSSKISSLEEELNQTRIKLQVAKDAEIKGSLDDPSDITKELQRLSSEADHFKKMGEAARSEVMRAMSEIEQTKAMIRTAEIRLVAARKMKEAAIAAEDAALAEIKALSHGSSPGDGEQKHDGITLSFEEYTALTAKARDAEEHSKKRIVDAMLLVDEANLSKMDILKRVEEATEEVKTSKKALEEALERVEAANRGKLEVEEALRKWRSDGHKRRSSIHNSAKFKNSYPSHLRRDSRLLDVNGLNLENSEVNPVLNPTLSIGQILSRKLMVPDDFEARRSSAEARRSSAKRKVSLGQMLGKHSYYDPDQPFDRQVEKENGHHPQFSSAKRKKFGFARFSLLLTKQQKKKKPMLNLR from the exons ATGGAGCTTGACGGTGGTGGAAGAGCTGAGATTGATACATCGGCGCCTTTTGAATCCGTCAAGGAAGCTGTTTCTCGATTTGGCGGCCTTGGTTACTGGAAACCTATTCCCAATAATTCCCACATTCTACTTCAG CAGCGCCAAAATGAAGAGCTTGACCCTGGAAAACTGGAAGAGCAAGCAGCAGTTATGGAGAAAGAACTAATAGTAAAAGAAAGGGAAACACTTGAAGTCTTGAAAGAACTCGAAAGTACCAAAAAGCTTGTGGAAAACTTGAAATCAAAGCTTCAGAATGAAGAATCCGAAGCAAATTTGAGGCTTCAGATGAGTGTCTGCGATAACGTATCTTCTGTCAAGGACATAGAAGAGGATAAGGAAAACCGAGCCAATCTTGTTCTTCAGCTTTCAAATGAAGGTTGTATTTCATCGTCTCCGGGTTCAATATTAATGGAACTGAAGCAGGCGAAACTGAACCTGAACAGGACTACAAATGATATCGCTGATGTGCGGGTTGCTGTGGAATTGCTTAACAAGAAGTTAGAGAAGGAAAGGATCTCCCTAGAGAAAACCCGTGAGAGGCTAACTCAGAATTCTTCAAAAATATCTTCACTTGAGGAAGAGCTAAAccaaactagaattaaactacAAGTTGCAAAAGATGCTGAAATTAAGGGCAGTTTAGATGATCCTTCCGATATCACAAAAGAGCTACAGAGATTGAGTTCCGAGGCAGATCATTTCAAGAAAATGGGAGAAGCAGCGAGATCAGAAGTCATGAGAGCAATGTCTGAGATTGAGCAGACCAAGGCTATGATAAGAACTGCCGAGATCAGGTTGGTTGCTGCCAGGAAAATGAAGGAAGCAGCTATAGCAGCCGAAGATGCCGCGCTCGCAGAAATCAAAGCCTTATCACATGGTAGTTCACCCGGAGATGGTGAGCAAAAGCATGATGGGATTACTCTTTCCTTTGAGGAGTACACTGCCCTTACTGCCAAAGCTCGAGATGCCGAGGAGCATTCCAAGAAGAGAATCGTTGATGCTATGCTTCTAGTTGACGAAGCAAACTTATCGAAAATGGACATCTTGAAAAGGGTAGAGGAGGCAACAGAAGAAGTTAAAACCAGCAAGAAGGCCTTAGAAGAAGCTTTGGAGAGGGTAGAAGCTGCAAATAGAGGAAAGCTAGAAGTTGAAGAGGCTCTAAGGAAGTGGCGATCCGATGGTCACAAAAGGCGTTCTTCTATACACAACTCTGCCAAATTCAAGAATTCATACCCGTCTCACCTCCGTCGAGATTCGCGATTGCTCGACGTGAATGGGCTAAATCTGGAAAACAGTGAAGTGAATCCTGTTCTAAACCCAACCCTATCCATAGGACAGATATTGAGCCGGAAGTTAATGGTGCCAGATGATTTTGAGGCCAGGAGAAGCTCGGCCGAAGCAAGGAGAAGCTCGGCAAAACGGAAGGTGTCGCTTGGTCAGATGCTCGGCAAACATAGTTATTATGACCCAGATCAACCTTTTGACAGGCAAGTTGAGAAAGAGAATGGTCATCATCCACAGTTCTCTTCTGCAAAGAGAAAGAAATTTGGGTTTGCTAGATTCTCTCTTCTTTTGacaaagcaacaaaagaaaaagaagccaATGCTGAACTTGAGGTGA
- the LOC107627750 gene encoding proactivator polypeptide-like 1: MEGRIMGFLFLIVLSAIWTCNANELAKPDEWSITIITAELNRDSGMCEFCEEYVAEALDYLNDNNTQNEIVGVLHNCCSYMQFYSNKCTKLVDYYVPLFISKIASIEPQELCKDANICPFILNVQQDSCAKCRATVSAILIKLKDPETQIHIMRALMKACNNMEDLKEKCMRVVFKYGPWAIVNAEKLLKTTDICTQLHVCKEEAS, encoded by the exons ATGGAGGGAAGAATAATGGGGTTCTTGTTTCTGATTGTGTTGAGTGCTATTTGGACTTGTAATGCAAATGAACTTGCAAAACCAGATGAATGGAGCATCACCATAATAACTGCTG AACTAAACAGAGATTCAGGTATGTGTGAATTTTGTGAGGAATACGTGGCTGAGGCACTTGATTATCTTAATGATAACAACACACAAAATGAGATTGTTGGTGTCCTTCATAATTGTTGCTCTTATATGCAGTTTTACAGCAATAAG TGCACCAAATTGGTGGATTATTATGTTCCTCTTTTCATCTCAAAAATAGCTTCAATTGAACCTCAAGAACTTTGCAAAGACGCTAACATATGTCCATTCATTCTAAATGTTCAACAAGATAGCTGTGCCAAGTGCAGAGCTACTGTTTCCGCCATACTCATTAAGTTGAAAGATCCTGAAACACAG ATACACATAATGAGGGCATTAATGAAGGCTTGCAACAATATGGAGGACTTAAAGGAGAAG TGCATGAGGGTGGTTTTTAAGTATGGACCTTGGGCAATTGTAAACGCAGAGAAGTTACTCAAGACAACAGATATATGCACTCAGTTACATGTTTGCAAGGAAGAAGCCTCA
- the LOC107625858 gene encoding CBL-interacting protein kinase 2, with the protein MEEKGGVLMQRYELGRLLGQGNFAKVYHGRSLITGISVAIKIVDKEKVLKVGMIDQIKREISVMRLIRHPHVVELYEVMATKTKIYFIMEYVKGGELFNKVLKGKIKQDDARRYFQQLISAVDYCHSRGVCHRDLKPENLLLDENGNLKVSDFGLSAIAESRHQDGLLHTTCGTPAYVAPEVILRKGYDGFKADIWSCGVILYVLLAGYLPFRDSNLMEMYKKIGKGQFKFPSWFPPDVKRLLSRILDPNPRTRISMAKIMESSWFKKGLEKPIVTNDNEEKELAPLDADGVFGSCENGGPAAESTPEFSKPSNLNAFDIISYSSGFDLSGLFEETDQKKQVRFTSNKPASIIISKLDEICKRLRLKLRKKDRGLIKLEGTNAGRKGPLGIDAEIFEITPVFHLVELKKSSGDTLEYKKLLQQEVRPALKDIVWNWQGEEPQGMLQIQQQNHSQSAQSDVITQSN; encoded by the coding sequence ATGGAAGAGAAAGGAGGCGTGCTTATGCAACGATACGAGTTAGGGAGATTGTTAGGCCAAGGAAATTTCGCCAAAGTttaccatggaaggagccttatAACCGGAATAAGCGTGGCGATCAAAATAGTCGATAAAGAGAAGGTTCTGAAAGTGGGGATGATTGATCAGATTAAGCGCGAAATTTCAGTGATGAGACTAATCAGGCATCCACATGTGGTTGAGCTTTATGAGGTAATGGCCACCAAAACCAAGATCTACTTTATCATGGAATATGTTAAAGGTGGCGAGCTCTTCAACAAGGTACTAAAAGGAAAGATCAAGCAGGATGATGCTAGAAGATATTTTCAACAATTGATCAGTGCTGTGGACTATTGCCACAGCCGAGGCGTTTGCCACCGGGATCTCAAGCCGGAGAATCTTCTATTGGATGAAAATGGGAATTTGAAGGTCTCAGATTTCGGGCTAAGTGCGATTGCTGAATCTAGACACCAAGATGGACTACTCCATACTACTTGTGGCACCCCTGCCTATGTTGCTCCAGAAGTGATACTTAGAAagggctatgatggcttcaaaGCTGATATATGGTCTTGTGGAGTCATACTTTATGTTCTTTTGGCAGGTTATCTTCCTTTCCGAGATTCGAATCTGATGGAAATGTATAAGAAGATTGGAAAGGGACAATTCAAGTTTCCGAGTTGGTTTCCTCCGGATGTGAAGAGATTACTGTCTAGAATCTTGGATCCTAATCCAAGGACAAGGATATCAATGGCTAAAATCATGGAAAGTTCATGGTTCAAGAAAGGGTTAGAGAAGCCAATTGTTACTAATGACAATGAAGAGAAAGAGTTAGCTCCCTTGGATGCTGATGGAGTGTTTGGATCATGCGAAAATGGCGGCCCTGCTGCTGAATCAACACCTGAATTTTCAAAGCCAAGCAACTTAAATGCGTTTGATATTATCTCCTATTCGTCTGGATTCGACTTGTCCGGCTTATTCGAGGAAACTGATCAAAAGAAACAAGTCAGGTTCACATCTAACAAGCCTGCATCCATCATAATCTCTAAACTAGACGAAATTTGCAAGCGCCTTCGACTGAAACTTAGGAAGAAAGATAGAGGTTTGATCAAGCTAGAAGGTACTAATGCTGGCAGAAAAGGGCCATTGGGAATTGATGCCGAGATTTTCGAGATCACGCCGGTGTTCCACCTTGTTGAACTCAAGAAATCAAGTGGAGACACATTGGAATACAAAAAGCTGCTACAACAAGAAGTTAGGCCTGCACTTAAGGACATTGTTTGGAACTGGCAAGGAGAAGAACCACAAGGAATGCTGCAGATACAGCAACAAAATCATTCACAATCTGCCCAATCAGATGTGATAACACAATCAAATTAG